A region from the Prochlorococcus marinus XMU1408 genome encodes:
- a CDS encoding RelA/SpoT family protein, with the protein MPKVTSARNSSQANIVCDEYFDGQPQLRTHLIQHIDDYEIILPEWLKDCIANIPPGIGVSCPRDSEALLVAAFDLAFQLHRGQYRKSGEPYITHPVAVADLLREIGASASVIAAGFLHDVVEDTDITPEQLEGYFGSEVRYLVEGVTKLGGIHFNNRTEAQAENLRKMFLAMASDIRVVLVKLADRLHNMRTISFLPKEKQHRIAKETREIYAPLANRLGIGRFKWELEDLAFKLLEPEPYREIQQQIASKRSEREERLNTTVQLLKDRLNSAGLNQCEVSGRPKHLYGIWSKMQRQQKEFHEIFDVAALRIHVSDVETCYRALAVVHDTFRPIPGRFKDYIGLPKPNGYQSLHTAVIGRHRPIEVQIRTPEMHRVSEFGIAAHWKYKEGGSPANPDSEKFNWLRQLVEWQQEDGVNDHNDYLASIKEDLFDEEVFVFTPKGDVLGLRNGSTAIDFAYRIHSEVGNHCNGARINDRLCVLSTPLENGDFVEILTHKSSHPSLDWLNYVATPTARNRIRQWYKKSHRQETILRGKELLEQEFGRKGIDNLLKGEAISKVAERCNLKTTEDLLAALGFGALTLNQVINRFREEIKIQSQLPEPEVSNLELANQIGIQSNLASNKSKTSQTKYSPIIGLEGLDYRLGGCCSPLPGEPIIGTVALGNHGITIHRTNCVNVESIPSNRKLSVHWNNNVRMKEEKFPIQLRIEVIDRVGVLKDILMRLSDRGINVIDARVKTSYGKPACIDLRIELESVNQLEITMNQIRSMVDVLDIARTGIS; encoded by the coding sequence ATGCCTAAAGTCACCTCTGCACGCAATTCAAGCCAGGCAAATATTGTCTGTGATGAATATTTTGATGGCCAGCCACAACTCAGAACTCATCTGATTCAGCATATTGATGATTATGAGATTATTTTGCCAGAATGGTTAAAAGATTGCATTGCAAATATTCCACCAGGAATAGGAGTAAGTTGTCCAAGAGATTCTGAAGCATTATTAGTTGCTGCTTTTGATCTTGCATTCCAATTACATAGAGGACAATACAGAAAAAGTGGTGAGCCCTACATAACTCATCCTGTTGCAGTAGCAGACTTACTAAGAGAGATAGGTGCAAGCGCTAGTGTGATCGCAGCAGGTTTTTTACATGACGTCGTCGAAGATACAGACATAACACCAGAACAACTCGAAGGATATTTTGGCAGTGAAGTTAGATATTTAGTTGAAGGTGTTACTAAATTAGGCGGAATCCATTTTAATAATCGAACAGAAGCTCAAGCAGAAAACTTACGTAAAATGTTTTTAGCTATGGCTAGCGATATTCGAGTTGTATTAGTAAAGCTCGCAGATAGGCTTCACAATATGCGTACTATTAGTTTCCTACCGAAAGAAAAGCAACATCGAATAGCTAAAGAAACAAGAGAAATTTATGCTCCACTTGCAAACCGATTAGGAATAGGACGTTTTAAATGGGAACTAGAGGACTTAGCATTTAAGCTTTTAGAGCCAGAACCCTATAGAGAAATTCAACAACAAATAGCTAGTAAACGCAGTGAAAGAGAAGAAAGATTAAATACAACAGTTCAATTGCTAAAAGATCGTTTGAACTCGGCAGGGCTGAATCAATGTGAAGTTAGTGGTCGACCAAAACATCTATATGGAATTTGGAGCAAAATGCAAAGGCAACAAAAAGAATTTCATGAGATTTTTGATGTTGCTGCTCTTAGAATACATGTCTCAGATGTCGAAACATGTTACCGAGCACTTGCTGTTGTCCATGACACATTCAGGCCAATACCTGGGCGTTTCAAAGATTATATAGGCCTCCCAAAGCCAAATGGCTACCAATCACTACACACAGCTGTAATCGGTAGGCACAGGCCTATTGAGGTACAAATTAGAACTCCTGAAATGCATCGAGTGTCAGAATTTGGAATAGCAGCTCATTGGAAGTATAAAGAAGGAGGTTCTCCTGCTAATCCTGATTCAGAAAAATTTAATTGGTTACGCCAATTAGTTGAATGGCAACAAGAAGATGGAGTCAATGATCATAATGACTATCTTGCATCAATCAAAGAGGATTTATTTGATGAGGAGGTATTTGTTTTTACTCCAAAAGGAGATGTTTTAGGATTAAGGAATGGATCAACAGCGATCGATTTTGCTTATCGTATTCACTCTGAAGTAGGGAATCATTGCAATGGTGCTAGGATTAATGATCGACTATGTGTACTATCAACACCGCTTGAAAATGGAGATTTTGTTGAAATCCTTACTCATAAAAGCTCTCATCCCAGCCTAGATTGGTTAAACTATGTGGCCACACCCACGGCTAGAAATCGCATTAGACAATGGTATAAAAAAAGTCATCGTCAGGAAACAATATTGAGAGGGAAAGAACTCCTAGAACAGGAATTTGGTCGTAAAGGAATTGATAATTTACTTAAAGGTGAAGCAATATCTAAAGTTGCTGAAAGATGTAATCTTAAGACTACTGAAGATTTATTGGCTGCACTAGGATTTGGAGCCTTAACCTTAAATCAAGTCATTAATAGATTTAGAGAAGAAATTAAAATACAAAGTCAGCTACCTGAGCCAGAAGTAAGTAATCTTGAGCTAGCAAACCAAATTGGAATACAATCAAATCTTGCCTCAAATAAATCCAAAACATCACAAACCAAATATTCACCAATTATTGGCTTAGAAGGGCTTGACTATCGACTTGGAGGGTGTTGCAGCCCTTTACCAGGAGAACCAATTATTGGAACTGTTGCACTTGGTAATCATGGTATAACTATACATCGAACTAATTGTGTCAATGTAGAGTCAATACCAAGTAATAGAAAATTATCAGTGCATTGGAATAATAATGTACGCATGAAAGAAGAAAAATTTCCTATTCAATTAAGAATTGAGGTTATTGATAGAGTAGGAGTTCTTAAAGACATACTAATGAGGCTCTCTGATAGAGGTATCAATGTAATCGATGCAAGAGTTAAAACTTCATATGGCAAACCAGCATGTATAGATCTAAGAATTGAGTTAGAAAGCGTTAACCAACTAGAAATTACTATGAATCAAATACGTTCAATGGTTGATGTTTTAGATATTGCAAGAACAGGTATAAGTTAA
- a CDS encoding ABC transporter ATP-binding protein, whose product MKNSLKEVLKINKLNAIYPNNSNYVLNGLDLSINCGDRLALVGSSGCGKSTVAKAVMQLLPKGSTCHGEILLNGKNVLKLENLSLQAIRGKEVGLIFQDPMSRLNPLMTVGDHLVDTFRAHDKFASKNGLVKRAKSLLEKVGIDPLRFNSFPHEFSGGMQQRVAICLAIALRPSLIIADEPTTSLDKIIANQIMSELISLCDEIGTALLLISHDLSMAYKWCNKIAILDRGQIIESGNIKEIVCNPKTNIAKRLVYSGRILEGSEREIIYKKTELLKVNRLRCWHNVGFWPFNSFWLKAVNEVSFSLYRGETLGIVGPSGCGKSTLCRALVGLLPTRGGSITFLGKDISTIHRKGLKELRKYIQIIFQDPCACLNPKMSIIDAIVDPILIHNLLNKSQAREKARNLLMLVGLTPTESYERRLPFQLSGGQQQRVVIARALALNPKILICDESVSMLDLEIQAEVLELLRSLQEKLKLSLLFITHDLSLAAGFCHRVLVFDKGKIIEENSGRNMLDHPQKHLTKKMVEASPRLPK is encoded by the coding sequence ATGAAAAATTCACTAAAAGAGGTTTTAAAGATAAATAAACTAAATGCTATTTATCCAAATAACTCTAACTATGTATTGAACGGATTAGATTTGAGTATAAATTGTGGAGATAGGCTTGCATTAGTTGGTAGTTCAGGATGCGGTAAAAGTACTGTTGCGAAGGCAGTAATGCAGCTTCTTCCGAAAGGAAGTACTTGTCATGGTGAGATTTTATTGAATGGAAAAAATGTTTTAAAGTTAGAAAATTTATCTTTGCAAGCTATCCGAGGGAAAGAGGTTGGTTTGATATTTCAGGATCCAATGTCTCGTTTAAATCCATTAATGACTGTTGGTGATCATTTAGTAGATACTTTTAGAGCTCATGATAAGTTTGCATCAAAAAATGGTTTAGTAAAAAGAGCTAAAAGCTTATTAGAAAAAGTTGGAATTGATCCTTTACGATTTAATTCTTTTCCACATGAATTTAGTGGAGGTATGCAACAACGTGTAGCAATTTGCTTGGCAATAGCTTTAAGACCATCATTGATAATCGCGGATGAACCAACAACTAGTTTGGATAAGATAATTGCTAATCAAATCATGAGTGAATTGATTTCATTGTGTGATGAGATTGGGACAGCTTTACTATTAATTAGTCACGATTTATCTATGGCATATAAGTGGTGCAATAAAATTGCCATACTTGATCGTGGCCAAATAATAGAATCTGGGAATATTAAAGAAATAGTCTGTAATCCAAAAACTAATATCGCTAAAAGATTAGTTTATTCAGGTAGGATTCTAGAGGGTTCAGAGAGAGAAATAATCTACAAAAAAACTGAATTGTTGAAAGTAAATAGATTACGTTGTTGGCATAATGTTGGCTTTTGGCCTTTTAATTCCTTTTGGCTCAAAGCTGTTAATGAAGTTTCCTTCTCTCTTTATCGAGGTGAAACTCTAGGTATTGTAGGTCCATCAGGATGTGGCAAAAGTACTCTATGTAGAGCTTTAGTTGGTTTATTACCTACAAGAGGAGGAAGTATCACATTTCTTGGGAAGGATATTTCCACTATCCATAGAAAAGGTTTAAAGGAATTGCGTAAATATATTCAAATTATTTTTCAAGATCCTTGTGCATGCCTGAATCCAAAGATGTCAATAATTGATGCAATTGTTGATCCAATTCTTATCCATAATTTATTAAATAAATCTCAAGCAAGAGAAAAAGCTCGTAATCTTTTAATGCTTGTTGGCTTAACCCCCACAGAATCATATGAAAGACGCTTACCTTTTCAACTTTCAGGCGGTCAACAGCAAAGAGTTGTTATTGCAAGAGCACTTGCACTTAATCCCAAAATACTGATATGTGATGAAAGTGTAAGTATGTTAGATTTAGAAATACAAGCAGAAGTTTTAGAGTTACTCCGCTCATTACAAGAAAAATTAAAATTATCTTTGTTATTCATAACTCATGATTTATCATTAGCAGCAGGCTTTTGTCACAGAGTATTAGTTTTTGATAAGGGAAAAATTATTGAAGAAAATTCGGGTAGAAACATGTTAGATCATCCTCAAAAACATCTAACAAAAAAGATGGTTGAGGCTTCTCCTAGGTTGCCGAAATAG
- a CDS encoding RluA family pseudouridine synthase: MDKELKQEFGQGQGELFECEYKKPLPMRLDRWLVSQRSEQSRAHIQKFIEAGFAKVNGKTGKAKTPVRPGDIIQLWVPPPEPLPYLKPEAIDLDVLYEDDHLIVINKEAGIAVHPAPGNKSGTLVNGLINHCPNLPGIGGKLRPGIVHRLDKDTTGCIVVAKTQEALVKLQIQIQKRVASRNYIAVVHGAIKDNEGMIVGCIGRHPKDRKKYAVVDDKNGRFACTHWKLIENLGNFSLLKFKLDTGRTHQIRVHSAHIGHPIIGDQTYSRCKRLPINLSGQALHAIELGLVHPITLKKMKFIAPIPKDFERLLKVLQAKK, from the coding sequence ATGGATAAAGAACTAAAACAAGAATTTGGTCAAGGCCAAGGTGAATTATTTGAATGTGAATACAAGAAGCCCTTACCTATGCGACTTGACAGATGGTTAGTTTCTCAAAGATCCGAACAAAGTAGAGCACATATTCAAAAATTCATCGAAGCAGGGTTTGCAAAAGTCAATGGTAAAACTGGAAAAGCAAAAACGCCTGTTAGGCCAGGTGACATAATTCAACTATGGGTCCCACCTCCTGAGCCTCTTCCTTACTTAAAGCCAGAGGCAATTGATTTAGATGTTTTATATGAAGATGATCATTTGATAGTCATTAATAAAGAAGCAGGAATAGCAGTTCATCCTGCTCCAGGAAATAAATCAGGAACTTTAGTCAATGGATTAATCAATCATTGTCCAAATTTACCTGGCATTGGAGGTAAATTAAGACCTGGGATAGTTCATAGATTAGATAAAGACACCACTGGATGCATCGTAGTAGCAAAAACTCAAGAGGCCCTGGTTAAACTACAGATTCAGATACAAAAAAGGGTTGCTTCCAGAAATTATATAGCTGTTGTACATGGAGCTATTAAAGACAATGAAGGTATGATTGTCGGATGTATTGGTCGACATCCAAAAGATAGAAAAAAGTATGCTGTTGTAGATGATAAAAATGGTAGATTTGCCTGCACTCATTGGAAATTAATTGAAAATTTAGGAAATTTTTCTTTACTTAAATTTAAACTAGATACAGGTCGAACACATCAAATTCGCGTGCATAGTGCTCATATAGGTCATCCTATTATTGGAGATCAAACTTATAGTAGATGTAAAAGATTACCTATTAATCTAAGTGGTCAAGCATTACATGCAATTGAATTAGGCTTAGTACATCCAATAACATTAAAGAAAATGAAATTCATAGCGCCAATACCTAAAGATTTTGAACGTCTTTTAAAAGTATTGCAAGCAAAAAAATAA
- the ylqF gene encoding ribosome biogenesis GTPase YlqF has translation MNKQLIQWYPGHIAKAEKQLKEHLNKVDLVFEVRDARIPLATSHPYLQKWLRGKKQILVINRKDMINIYAHQAWDKKLRADGKVPWWCDAKAGTGIHQLKQAAIRAGQELNQRRLNRGMKNRAIRVLTLGFPNVGKSALINRLVKKKVVSSSRKAGVTRSLRWVRLGQDLDLLDAPGVLPPRLEDQNAALKLAICDDIGQAAYDTEQVAIKFLSLLEKLEENKGAGIQSTCIQNRYGIYLNKSIKDKSSWLLSAAERHTSGDTLRMSQRLLDDFRKNLLGNISLELP, from the coding sequence GTGAACAAGCAACTAATACAATGGTATCCAGGACATATTGCTAAAGCAGAAAAACAATTAAAAGAGCATCTTAATAAAGTTGATCTTGTTTTTGAAGTAAGGGATGCACGCATACCCCTTGCCACATCTCATCCTTATCTCCAAAAATGGTTAAGAGGTAAAAAACAAATATTAGTAATTAATAGAAAGGACATGATTAATATCTATGCTCATCAAGCATGGGATAAAAAATTAAGAGCAGATGGGAAAGTCCCATGGTGGTGTGATGCAAAAGCTGGGACAGGAATTCATCAACTTAAGCAGGCAGCTATTCGTGCTGGGCAAGAGTTAAATCAAAGACGTCTCAACCGAGGGATGAAAAATCGGGCTATCAGAGTACTAACTCTTGGTTTCCCAAATGTTGGTAAATCTGCTCTGATTAACAGGCTAGTTAAAAAAAAAGTTGTTTCTAGTTCAAGAAAAGCTGGGGTCACAAGAAGTTTGAGATGGGTGAGATTAGGTCAAGACCTAGATCTCTTGGATGCTCCTGGTGTTTTACCACCTAGATTGGAAGATCAAAATGCCGCTTTAAAACTGGCCATCTGTGATGATATTGGTCAAGCGGCATACGATACTGAACAGGTAGCCATTAAGTTTCTTAGTCTTCTCGAGAAATTAGAAGAAAACAAAGGAGCTGGAATCCAATCAACGTGTATACAAAATAGATATGGCATATATTTAAATAAAAGCATTAAAGATAAATCTTCATGGCTACTTTCAGCAGCAGAACGCCACACTTCTGGAGATACTCTCAGAATGTCTCAAAGATTACTTGATGATTTTCGTAAAAATCTATTGGGTAATATCTCTCTTGAACTTCCCTAA
- a CDS encoding phosphoglycerate kinase: MSKRSLSSLGAEDLCGKRVLVRVDFNVPLGDDGQITDDTRIRAALPTINDLLEKSSRVILSAHFGRPKGEVNEKMRLTAVAQRLSELLGKTVVKTESCIGEDAKSKVEAMSNGDVVLLENVRFISGEEKNDPEFAKGLASLAEVYVNDAFGAAHRAHASTEGVTKFLSPCVAGYLMEKELKYLQGAIDQPKRPLAAIVGGSKVSSKIGVLESLIDKCDKIIVGGGMIFTFYKARGLSVGNSLVEEDKLELASSLEAKAKAKGVEFLLPSDVVLADKFSPDANSKVSKVDAISEGWMGLDIGSESVELFQSALKSCKTVIWNGPMGVFEFEKFATGTNAIANTLAELSAEGCCTIIGGGDSVAAVEKAGLAKNMSHISTGGGASLELLEGKALPGVLALDDA, translated from the coding sequence ATGTCTAAGCGTTCCCTGTCAAGTCTCGGCGCTGAAGACTTATGCGGCAAACGTGTTTTGGTGAGAGTTGATTTTAATGTCCCATTAGGAGATGACGGTCAAATAACTGATGACACAAGAATTCGTGCTGCTTTACCCACCATTAATGACCTTCTTGAGAAGAGTTCAAGAGTTATCCTTTCAGCACATTTTGGGAGACCAAAAGGAGAGGTCAATGAAAAAATGCGTTTAACTGCTGTTGCGCAAAGACTTAGTGAATTGCTTGGTAAAACAGTTGTAAAAACAGAAAGTTGTATTGGAGAGGATGCAAAGTCAAAAGTAGAGGCTATGTCCAATGGTGATGTTGTTCTTTTAGAAAATGTTCGATTTATTTCTGGCGAAGAAAAAAACGATCCAGAGTTTGCAAAGGGATTAGCTTCTTTGGCTGAAGTTTATGTAAATGATGCTTTTGGTGCTGCCCATCGTGCTCATGCCTCAACTGAGGGAGTTACAAAGTTCTTGAGTCCTTGTGTAGCTGGCTATTTGATGGAAAAAGAATTGAAGTACCTTCAAGGAGCTATAGATCAACCTAAAAGGCCCTTGGCTGCAATAGTTGGAGGTTCAAAGGTTAGTAGTAAAATAGGTGTTTTGGAATCTTTAATTGATAAATGCGATAAAATAATTGTTGGGGGAGGTATGATTTTTACTTTTTATAAAGCCAGAGGATTATCTGTAGGTAATAGTCTTGTTGAGGAAGATAAGCTTGAACTTGCTAGTTCTTTGGAAGCAAAAGCGAAAGCTAAAGGGGTTGAGTTCCTCTTGCCAAGCGATGTTGTTTTGGCTGACAAATTTTCTCCTGATGCAAATAGTAAAGTTTCGAAAGTAGATGCTATTAGCGAAGGTTGGATGGGATTAGATATTGGTTCAGAATCTGTTGAGCTTTTTCAAAGTGCTTTAAAAAGTTGCAAAACTGTTATTTGGAATGGACCGATGGGTGTCTTTGAATTTGAGAAATTTGCTACGGGTACAAATGCTATAGCAAATACTTTGGCTGAATTAAGTGCAGAAGGATGTTGCACAATTATTGGAGGTGGAGACTCAGTAGCAGCAGTGGAAAAAGCAGGTTTAGCTAAAAATATGTCTCATATTTCCACTGGTGGTGGAGCTAGCCTAGAGCTTTTGGAAGGGAAAGCTCTTCCTGGAGTATTAGCTTTAGATGATGCTTGA
- the murG gene encoding undecaprenyldiphospho-muramoylpentapeptide beta-N-acetylglucosaminyltransferase: MPRLLIAASGTGGHIYPALSLAESISNSWEIVWLGVPNRLEIELVPKKYQLITLQVGGLQGSIFRKLVEFFKLLFASIQVAILLRQKKINVIFTTGGYISAPSILGAKLTGTPILLHESNAIPGKVTRLLGRFCDHLALGIPTTADYLAGCKTSFTGTPVRSEFFLDQPLPSWVPKGEGVLIVVMGGSQGAKKLNGMVRSLLPWLLEKGCRIVHLTGKNDCFYRNLGNIKAHTNFVFRNFSDEMPALLSNADLAISRAGAGAICELIITKTPSVLIPFPQSADQHQELNAAYMAQLGGAVIVHQHNPEEHILRNTISNLLDSNSLAEMKFNMNKNNFLKPEEKIIEIIKSIS; the protein is encoded by the coding sequence ATGCCTCGCCTCTTAATTGCTGCAAGTGGAACTGGTGGGCATATTTACCCTGCATTGTCTTTGGCTGAATCAATTTCAAACTCTTGGGAAATTGTTTGGCTAGGTGTTCCTAACAGACTAGAGATTGAACTAGTTCCGAAAAAATATCAATTAATAACACTACAAGTTGGAGGATTGCAAGGAAGTATTTTTAGAAAACTTGTTGAATTTTTCAAATTGCTTTTTGCTTCGATTCAGGTTGCTATCTTATTACGTCAAAAAAAAATTAATGTTATTTTTACCACTGGTGGATATATATCAGCTCCTAGTATTCTTGGTGCAAAATTAACTGGAACCCCGATTTTATTGCATGAATCTAATGCGATTCCTGGTAAGGTAACTAGGTTATTAGGTAGATTTTGTGATCATTTAGCGCTAGGGATACCAACAACAGCTGATTATTTGGCTGGGTGTAAAACTAGTTTTACTGGAACACCTGTAAGGTCAGAATTTTTTTTAGACCAGCCTCTTCCTAGTTGGGTCCCCAAAGGTGAAGGAGTCTTGATTGTGGTTATGGGTGGTAGTCAAGGCGCAAAAAAATTGAATGGCATGGTTAGGAGTCTATTACCATGGTTACTTGAAAAAGGTTGTCGGATCGTTCATCTAACTGGTAAAAACGATTGTTTTTATAGAAATTTAGGGAACATCAAAGCTCACACTAATTTTGTTTTCAGAAACTTCAGCGATGAAATGCCGGCCTTATTGAGTAATGCTGATCTTGCAATAAGTAGAGCAGGGGCTGGTGCCATTTGTGAGCTAATTATTACTAAGACACCTTCGGTTTTAATACCTTTCCCTCAATCTGCTGATCAACACCAAGAGCTAAATGCTGCTTATATGGCTCAATTGGGAGGCGCTGTAATAGTTCACCAGCATAATCCAGAAGAACATATATTGAGGAATACAATATCTAACTTATTAGATTCAAATTCTCTCGCAGAAATGAAATTCAATATGAATAAAAATAATTTTTTAAAACCAGAAGAGAAGATAATAGAAATAATTAAATCAATTAGTTAA
- a CDS encoding pyridoxal phosphate-dependent aminotransferase: MKIDFDIHGGNVDKVARELGLNSKTIIDASASIAPFKLPKKLTNYLNQSIKNGFLKFYPDRSYFEVKNAISTWHNIDPEMILPGNGASELFTWAAREASLKGISSLPSPGFGDYKRALKCWNAPYIESPLPLYWSDKKPQSFPIKPKTNVLWITNPHNPTGQLWSRSSIENLLANYQLVICDEAFISIVPGGENQSIIDLTKSHKNLIVIRSLTKLFGIAGLRIGYAITNADRLLEWCKVRDPWPVNILAINATNMIMKDSKIHKKRLNKIHRWVEEEGNWLNQSLLKFSSLSPLPSTTNFQLIKSKNSVLSLLKNLKKRGILLRDCRSFNNLGENWFRISLQKRKQNIQIINTLKDYIN, translated from the coding sequence ATGAAAATAGATTTTGATATTCATGGAGGTAATGTAGATAAAGTAGCAAGAGAATTAGGCCTAAATTCAAAAACTATAATTGATGCAAGTGCATCAATTGCTCCATTTAAATTACCTAAAAAATTAACTAACTATTTAAATCAAAGTATAAAAAATGGTTTTTTAAAATTTTATCCCGATAGAAGTTATTTTGAAGTCAAAAATGCTATTTCAACATGGCATAATATTGACCCAGAAATGATTTTACCTGGTAATGGAGCCTCTGAATTATTCACTTGGGCAGCCAGAGAGGCAAGTTTAAAAGGAATAAGTTCTCTACCCTCTCCTGGTTTTGGTGACTATAAAAGAGCTTTAAAATGTTGGAATGCTCCTTATATCGAAAGTCCATTACCGTTATATTGGAGTGATAAAAAGCCTCAATCATTTCCAATCAAACCCAAAACAAATGTCTTATGGATAACCAATCCTCACAATCCGACAGGACAATTATGGAGTCGTTCTTCAATAGAAAATTTATTAGCTAATTATCAACTTGTAATTTGCGATGAAGCATTTATTTCTATTGTACCCGGAGGTGAAAATCAATCTATTATTGATTTAACTAAAAGCCATAAGAACCTAATTGTGATAAGGAGTTTAACTAAGCTTTTTGGCATTGCTGGATTAAGAATTGGATATGCAATAACTAACGCAGATAGATTATTAGAATGGTGTAAGGTAAGAGATCCATGGCCAGTCAATATTCTAGCAATTAATGCAACTAATATGATAATGAAAGATTCAAAAATACATAAAAAAAGATTAAATAAAATACATAGATGGGTTGAAGAAGAAGGAAATTGGTTAAATCAAAGTCTGCTGAAGTTTTCTTCTCTGAGCCCTCTCCCATCAACTACAAATTTTCAATTAATAAAAAGTAAAAATTCCGTTCTAAGTCTTCTTAAGAATTTGAAAAAGAGAGGTATATTATTAAGAGACTGCAGGTCTTTTAATAACTTAGGAGAAAATTGGTTCAGAATAAGTCTTCAGAAAAGAAAGCAAAATATTCAAATAATTAACACATTAAAAGACTATATTAACTAA
- a CDS encoding quinone-dependent dihydroorotate dehydrogenase, with the protein MLKNKKTDLYNILLGQLLSQDDGIDAEILSNSALNAIKYASLNRNMPIISNILSRASSDFQRNNTTLNQTIFGSNFKNPLGLAAGFDKNGVGAGLWSYFGFGFAELGTITWHAQQGNPKPRLFRIAKEKAALNRMGFNNEGAEKFLKTIEKQKIDTPGNRPCVLGINLGKSKITPLDEAPKDYALSLELLAPLSDYAVINVSSPNTPGLRSLQGTKQITKLARTLKDISNCPPLLIKIAPDLSNEAIDEIAKVSKDNGIDGIIAINTSLDRFDLKNLKIKTGNTLEQESGGLSGLPLQKRGMEVISRLRRSTNNDLPLIGVGGINSARSAWERIAAGASLIQIYTGWIFEGPTLVPDILDGLTSQMKKHGFRNIKEVIGSKEPWK; encoded by the coding sequence TTGTTAAAAAATAAAAAAACCGACTTATACAATATTCTCCTTGGTCAGCTTCTTTCTCAAGATGATGGGATTGATGCCGAAATACTTTCTAATTCGGCCCTGAATGCAATCAAATATGCATCATTAAATAGAAATATGCCAATTATTTCTAATATCCTTTCAAGAGCATCAAGTGATTTTCAAAGAAATAACACAACCTTAAATCAAACTATTTTTGGTTCTAACTTTAAAAATCCTTTAGGACTGGCTGCTGGATTTGACAAAAATGGAGTAGGGGCTGGACTTTGGAGTTATTTTGGATTTGGCTTCGCTGAATTAGGAACTATCACTTGGCATGCACAGCAAGGCAATCCAAAACCCAGACTTTTTAGAATTGCCAAAGAGAAAGCAGCCTTAAATCGAATGGGCTTTAATAATGAAGGAGCAGAGAAATTTTTAAAAACTATAGAAAAACAAAAAATTGATACCCCAGGGAATAGACCTTGTGTCTTAGGAATAAATTTAGGAAAATCAAAAATCACGCCTCTCGATGAAGCTCCTAAAGACTATGCTTTGTCACTTGAATTATTAGCTCCTCTATCAGACTATGCAGTAATCAATGTTAGTTCGCCCAATACCCCTGGCCTGCGTTCATTACAAGGAACAAAACAAATAACAAAGTTAGCAAGAACACTTAAAGACATATCCAATTGCCCTCCTTTACTTATCAAAATTGCCCCAGATCTTTCAAATGAAGCGATTGATGAAATCGCAAAAGTTTCTAAAGACAACGGAATAGATGGCATCATTGCAATAAATACCAGTTTAGATCGATTTGATTTAAAAAACCTGAAAATTAAAACTGGAAATACTTTGGAGCAAGAGAGTGGGGGATTAAGTGGACTACCCCTACAAAAAAGAGGAATGGAAGTGATTAGTAGACTACGAAGAAGTACTAATAATGATTTACCTTTAATAGGGGTAGGTGGGATAAATTCAGCAAGATCAGCATGGGAAAGAATTGCGGCTGGAGCTTCTCTGATTCAAATTTATACTGGTTGGATATTTGAGGGCCCAACTTTAGTACCCGATATTTTAGATGGATTAACCTCACAAATGAAGAAACACGGATTCAGAAACATTAAAGAGGTAATCGGTTCAAAAGAACCATGGAAATAA
- a CDS encoding ribonuclease H, producing MSKKEKFAIAAATDGACSGNPGPGGWGALIRFEDGSEIEFGGYDPETTNNRMELKAALFVLEKLKKIQFHPSLTIKTDSKYLIDGMEKWMPNWKKKGWKTSSGKTVLNQDLWKALDQPELPKIKFEYVKGHSGEKDNDRVDAIAVAFSKGRKIQLKDFVKK from the coding sequence ATGTCTAAAAAAGAAAAATTTGCTATCGCAGCAGCAACTGATGGAGCATGTAGCGGTAATCCTGGTCCAGGTGGCTGGGGAGCATTAATTAGATTCGAAGATGGGAGTGAAATTGAATTTGGAGGTTACGATCCCGAGACAACAAATAATCGTATGGAATTAAAAGCCGCATTATTTGTTCTAGAAAAATTAAAAAAGATACAATTTCATCCTTCTTTAACTATTAAAACTGATAGCAAATACCTAATTGATGGAATGGAAAAATGGATGCCAAATTGGAAAAAGAAAGGCTGGAAAACTTCATCTGGAAAAACAGTTCTCAATCAAGATTTATGGAAAGCTCTTGACCAACCTGAACTGCCAAAAATCAAATTTGAATATGTCAAAGGGCATAGTGGTGAAAAGGATAATGATAGAGTTGATGCTATTGCAGTAGCTTTTTCTAAAGGTCGAAAAATACAATTAAAAGATTTTGTTAAAAAATAA